From Amycolatopsis sp. YIM 10, the proteins below share one genomic window:
- the phoU gene encoding phosphate signaling complex protein PhoU — MREAYHVELEQLADKLAAMSVQVADAMERATTALLDVDLAIAEQVISDDAKVDDARAACEEQAYALLALQAPVATDLRTVLAAIHAAESLERMGDLALHVAKAARRRHPEPVLPEQVRGYFAEMGQIAVRLARQAEQVIKTKDVSAAKELEADDDQVDDIHRHLFTVLMDREWPHGVAAAVDVTLLGRFYERFADHAVSVARRMIFVVTGRMPGYGPGDDDL, encoded by the coding sequence GAACTCGAACAACTGGCCGACAAACTGGCGGCCATGTCCGTGCAGGTGGCGGATGCCATGGAGCGGGCAACCACAGCCCTGCTCGACGTCGACCTCGCGATCGCCGAGCAGGTGATCAGCGACGACGCGAAGGTCGACGACGCCAGGGCGGCCTGCGAGGAGCAGGCGTACGCCCTGCTGGCGTTGCAGGCCCCGGTGGCGACCGACCTGCGAACCGTGCTCGCGGCGATCCACGCGGCGGAGAGCCTGGAGCGGATGGGCGACCTGGCACTGCACGTGGCCAAGGCGGCCCGTCGGCGGCACCCGGAGCCGGTGCTGCCGGAGCAGGTTCGCGGCTACTTCGCCGAAATGGGCCAGATCGCCGTGCGGCTGGCGCGACAGGCGGAGCAGGTGATCAAGACCAAGGACGTCAGCGCGGCCAAGGAGCTGGAGGCCGACGACGACCAGGTGGACGACATCCACCGCCACCTGTTCACCGTGCTGATGGACCGCGAGTGGCCGCACGGTGTGGCCGCCGCGGTGGACGTCACCCTGCTGGGCCGGTTCTACGAGCGCTTCGCCGACCACGCGGTTTCCGTGGCGCGCCGGATGATCTTCGTGGTCACCGGCCGCATGCCCGGCTACGGCCCGGGCGACGACGACCTCTGA